CATGGAGGTTGAAATTAGATAAAACGACGAAGATTTTACACAATTAGTGAGCAAACAGTTTATTCCAACTTACCACCCTTTCTCTCGATCAAAGCCTTTCTGTCCTTGTCCAAATGCAACTTGGTGATGACAACTTTAGATGGGTGCAGGTTCAATTGAACAGAAGCACCGTTGGACTTCTCCTTGGTGACCTTGTCGACTTGGATGGCAAACTTCAATCTGTAAACGCTGGAGATCTTACCTTCTTGACCCTTGTTGGAACCACGGGTGACCAACACTTCGTCATCTCTTCTGATAGGCAAGGATCTGATACCGTATTGAGCTCTCAATTCCTTGGAGAGAGGAGCGGACAACAAGACACGACGCTCGGAAGATGGAGCGGTGAAGTAAGCCTTTCTGGCCTTTCTTCTGTCAGAGGAAACGTCTATGACAAGGCAAATCCGTTGTTAGTAAAGATTGTTCCACTGCTATAGCCCGAGTGCGTCCACAACTGCTGTAACGAAACGGTCTGTTCGGGCTTGCCGCAACTgtctctgcttctcaaCTTGTGTCCGCACACTTGGTCGTCTTTTTTCCATCATTCacttccacttcttcaacataCCTAGAGATTGCTTAGCCATTATTATCCTTTATCCTTGCTTAGCTCGTTACACCTTGCAACCAGCCGCTAATCACGGCTCTATACTGATATTTCAGCTACCTCAGTAGCCACTAGTGTGCTAAACCGTTAGGCTTGGGTCGGCGAGCGAGCCTGCTCCCTGCAATCTAGAAGGAGCTCCCGCCCAGGTGGGAGAACTTCCAACAGAGCAGCACCGAGTCCTCCGCCTGTCTGGTCTCAGGCTAGGCA
The nucleotide sequence above comes from Torulaspora globosa chromosome 6, complete sequence. Encoded proteins:
- a CDS encoding 60S ribosomal protein uL24 (ancestral locus Anc_4.176) gives rise to the protein MAKQSLDVSSDRRKARKAYFTAPSSERRVLLSAPLSKELRAQYGIRSLPIRRDDEVLVTRGSNKGQEGKISSVYRLKFAIQVDKVTKEKSNGASVQLNLHPSKVVITKLHLDKDRKALIERKGGKLE